Proteins encoded in a region of the Sulfurimonas marina genome:
- the murD gene encoding UDP-N-acetylmuramoyl-L-alanine--D-glutamate ligase codes for MKRVSLFGYGVTTKPLGLQIKNSIFYDDNVKEPYFDEEKRLIRPSSEFNPDFSDLEIPSPGMPPHHPLIKSAKNLISEYDYFKDVMNLKIWISGTNGKTTTTQMTQHLLEDKKSVAGGNIGTPLGSLDTKAPIWILETSSFTMHYTNEATPNIYILLPLSPDHLSWHGSMQEYIDAKLKPLKMMKKGSTAIIPEAYKEYASAANIITYKNEADLAEKFGIDKERVNFKGAFLMDALLAMAVDKVLFDRIEYDKINSFVLDPHRQEEFYDAHKRLWVNDTKATNLDATIAAVKRYEDQFIHLILGGDDKGVDLSELFEFLQGKNLKVYAIGSNKDKLMTLAQKYNIPSHKCRDLVDAVSAIDQALQKDQVALLSPAAASLDEFQSYAHRGNLFKESVAKL; via the coding sequence ATGAAAAGAGTCTCTCTCTTTGGTTACGGTGTAACCACAAAACCCTTAGGGCTGCAAATAAAAAACTCTATCTTTTATGATGATAATGTAAAAGAACCTTACTTTGATGAGGAGAAACGTCTCATCCGCCCATCAAGCGAATTTAATCCCGACTTTTCTGACTTAGAGATCCCTTCACCGGGAATGCCTCCGCACCATCCGCTCATAAAGAGTGCAAAAAATCTTATCAGCGAATACGACTACTTCAAAGATGTGATGAATCTAAAAATTTGGATCAGCGGAACAAACGGTAAAACAACAACTACACAGATGACACAGCATCTTTTAGAGGACAAAAAAAGTGTAGCTGGCGGAAACATCGGTACACCGCTTGGCTCGCTTGATACAAAAGCTCCGATCTGGATACTTGAAACTAGCTCTTTTACTATGCACTACACAAATGAAGCTACACCAAATATCTACATACTTCTACCTCTTAGCCCTGATCATCTCTCTTGGCACGGAAGCATGCAAGAGTACATAGATGCAAAACTCAAGCCTCTAAAAATGATGAAGAAAGGCTCTACGGCTATTATCCCGGAAGCTTATAAAGAGTACGCAAGTGCGGCAAATATCATCACATATAAAAACGAAGCCGATCTGGCTGAGAAATTCGGCATTGATAAAGAGAGAGTAAACTTCAAAGGGGCATTCTTAATGGATGCTCTTTTGGCGATGGCGGTTGACAAAGTGCTTTTTGATCGTATAGAGTATGACAAGATCAACTCGTTTGTGCTCGATCCACATCGCCAGGAAGAATTTTACGATGCCCATAAACGCCTCTGGGTAAACGATACAAAAGCGACAAACTTAGATGCTACGATTGCAGCTGTAAAACGCTATGAAGATCAGTTTATCCACCTTATTTTAGGCGGTGATGACAAAGGTGTAGATCTTAGTGAACTTTTTGAATTTTTACAGGGGAAAAATCTTAAAGTTTATGCAATCGGTTCAAACAAAGATAAACTTATGACACTTGCACAAAAATACAATATTCCATCGCATAAATGTAGAGATTTGGTAGATGCGGTAAGTGCTATAGATCAAGCACTGCAAAAAGACCAAGTAGCCCTACTTTCCCCTGCTGCAGCAAGTTTAGATGAGTTTCAATCTTATGCTCACCGCGGAAATTTATTTAAAGAAAGCGTCGCTAAACTATAA
- a CDS encoding DNA polymerase III subunit gamma/tau, which produces MKETSEVLARKYRPKNFDELIGQDTIAQTLSLALDSNRLSHAYLFSGLRGSGKTSTARIFAKALICEQGVSHHPCGNCENCTMAIENRHMDIIEMDGASSRKIDDIRDLIEQTKYRPAVARYKIFIIDEVHMLTKEAFNALLKTLEEPPEYVKFILATTDPLKLPATILSRTQHFRFKSIATNKITEHLVHILNLEGIAYEHDALEILARSGSGSLRDTLTLLDQAIIYSKSHVDIPTVTDMLGLVDPQFIAQLFNAVFTKDYAKLVELTKVLEDYDSEMVVDELIAYLKEKMYNHDALFSTLVLDRFFRILSESKYLFSINADGSFVLSMIFFKMIEALKIQEIDQMIESFEKEVPKENISLASIKMQSTTPEMATQVEQPQPQVQQHIQEEPQAPQQEIQEPQTVQEEIVEEPAPAAVVNPHQEQFDTLVAAIADRNYELGECFKKNITFISYEDNVLTWESCANEECKKLLKHGYSVIKQLVRETFSFETQIKGIACSKPVEEVKEEPAPQVQEAPEPQEAPRQEFQANEAQQQTIQTPPPMQEAAYQEAPQSGSTTADIEMGGSASCVTNCDEPSRQDEVNGTDITQEPMVQKAIELFEAKKVTIQSKI; this is translated from the coding sequence GTGAAAGAAACATCTGAAGTATTAGCGAGAAAATATCGTCCAAAGAACTTTGACGAGCTTATCGGGCAAGATACGATTGCCCAAACCCTCTCACTCGCACTCGACTCAAACCGCCTTTCACACGCATACCTTTTCTCAGGTCTAAGAGGAAGCGGTAAAACTTCAACTGCACGTATCTTTGCAAAAGCACTTATCTGTGAGCAGGGAGTTTCTCATCACCCTTGCGGCAACTGTGAAAACTGTACCATGGCTATTGAAAACCGCCATATGGACATCATTGAGATGGATGGGGCTTCAAGCCGTAAGATCGATGATATCCGTGATCTGATCGAGCAGACAAAATACCGCCCTGCCGTAGCGCGTTATAAAATTTTTATTATCGATGAAGTGCATATGCTGACAAAAGAGGCATTTAACGCCCTTCTAAAAACACTTGAAGAGCCACCAGAATATGTAAAATTCATTTTGGCAACAACTGACCCGCTAAAGCTTCCGGCAACTATTTTAAGCCGTACGCAACACTTCCGTTTTAAAAGCATTGCGACAAACAAGATTACAGAACACCTTGTACATATCTTGAACTTAGAAGGTATTGCCTATGAGCACGATGCTTTAGAGATTTTAGCCCGCAGTGGAAGCGGTTCACTTCGTGATACTCTTACACTTCTTGATCAAGCTATCATCTACTCTAAAAGCCATGTAGATATCCCAACAGTTACAGATATGCTCGGCCTTGTTGATCCTCAATTTATCGCACAGCTTTTCAATGCAGTTTTTACGAAAGACTATGCAAAACTTGTAGAGCTTACAAAAGTTCTTGAAGATTATGACAGTGAGATGGTTGTTGATGAGCTGATCGCATACCTAAAAGAGAAGATGTACAATCATGATGCTCTTTTCTCAACACTTGTACTTGACAGATTTTTTAGAATTTTAAGTGAATCAAAGTACCTCTTTAGCATTAATGCAGATGGTTCTTTTGTACTTTCTATGATCTTCTTTAAAATGATCGAAGCGTTAAAAATCCAAGAGATCGATCAGATGATCGAGTCATTTGAAAAAGAGGTTCCAAAAGAGAATATCTCACTTGCAAGCATTAAAATGCAAAGCACTACACCTGAAATGGCTACTCAAGTAGAACAGCCGCAACCGCAAGTACAACAACATATACAAGAGGAACCACAAGCTCCGCAACAAGAAATTCAAGAGCCGCAAACCGTACAAGAAGAGATAGTAGAGGAACCAGCACCTGCTGCCGTGGTAAATCCACATCAAGAACAGTTTGACACACTTGTAGCTGCTATTGCCGATCGCAATTACGAGCTTGGAGAATGTTTTAAAAAGAACATCACCTTTATATCTTACGAGGACAATGTACTTACTTGGGAAAGTTGTGCAAATGAAGAGTGTAAAAAACTTCTCAAGCACGGCTACTCGGTAATCAAACAACTTGTGCGTGAAACGTTTAGTTTTGAAACTCAAATCAAGGGGATAGCCTGTAGCAAACCGGTAGAGGAAGTTAAAGAAGAACCTGCTCCACAGGTTCAAGAAGCTCCTGAACCACAAGAGGCTCCTCGTCAAGAGTTCCAGGCTAATGAAGCACAACAACAAACTATACAAACTCCACCTCCGATGCAAGAGGCTGCATACCAAGAAGCACCGCAAAGCGGTTCAACAACTGCAGATATAGAGATGGGTGGAAGTGCAAGTTGTGTGACAAACTGTGATGAGCCTTCACGCCAAGATGAAGTAAACGGCACGGACATTACGCAAGAGCCGATGGTACAAAAAGCAATAGAACTTTTTGAAGCGAAGAAAGTGACTATTCAGTCGAAGATTTAA
- the rho gene encoding transcription termination factor Rho, with amino-acid sequence MSENTQSQPRKTKTNNKTNNSKRTHTPVSGSSVEELRTKSIEDLVTLATELGVEHPNELKRQDVIFEILKAQTAQGGYILFSGILEIMQDGYGFIRSIDKSFNESINDAYVSNTQIRRFALRNGDVVTGQVRPPKDQERYYALIKIEAVNSLPPEESKKRPLFDNLTPLYPQEQLKLEYKEKGFTGRMMDLFAPIGKGQRSLIVAPPRSGKTELLKEIAHGITANHAEVDLMVLLVDERPEEVTDMERSVKGEVYSSTFDMPAKNHVKVAEMVIEKAKRRVELGRDVVILLDSITRLARAYNTVTPSSGKVLSGGVDANALHKPKRFFGAARNIENGGSLTIVATALIDTGSRMDEVIFEEFKGTGNSEVVLDRKIADRRIFPAIDILKSGTRKDDLLIGKDTLQKVFILRQMLHKQDNEVEALKFIYTTMGKKETNAEFLESMNTDK; translated from the coding sequence ATGAGCGAAAACACTCAATCACAACCCCGTAAAACAAAAACAAATAACAAAACTAATAATTCAAAAAGAACACATACTCCTGTAAGCGGTTCTAGTGTTGAAGAGTTACGTACTAAAAGTATTGAAGACTTAGTAACACTCGCTACGGAACTTGGTGTTGAACATCCAAATGAACTTAAACGTCAGGATGTTATTTTTGAGATCTTAAAAGCACAAACTGCTCAAGGGGGATATATCCTCTTTAGTGGAATACTCGAGATTATGCAAGATGGATACGGTTTCATCCGTTCTATTGATAAATCTTTTAACGAATCAATCAATGATGCTTACGTATCAAACACACAAATCCGCCGTTTTGCATTAAGAAACGGAGACGTAGTAACTGGTCAGGTTCGTCCTCCAAAAGATCAAGAAAGATACTACGCACTTATTAAAATAGAAGCTGTAAACTCACTTCCACCGGAAGAATCTAAAAAACGTCCACTTTTTGACAACTTAACTCCTCTTTACCCGCAAGAACAATTAAAACTTGAGTACAAAGAAAAAGGTTTTACAGGTCGTATGATGGACCTTTTTGCTCCGATCGGTAAAGGGCAAAGAAGTCTTATCGTTGCACCTCCACGTTCAGGTAAAACGGAACTTTTAAAAGAGATTGCTCACGGTATCACTGCAAACCATGCAGAAGTTGACCTAATGGTACTTCTAGTTGATGAGAGACCTGAAGAGGTAACTGATATGGAGCGTAGCGTTAAAGGTGAAGTATATAGTTCAACTTTCGATATGCCTGCAAAAAACCATGTTAAAGTTGCAGAGATGGTAATCGAAAAAGCTAAACGTCGCGTTGAGCTTGGTCGTGACGTAGTAATACTCCTTGACTCAATCACTCGTCTTGCTCGTGCATACAATACTGTTACACCTTCAAGTGGTAAAGTACTTTCTGGTGGTGTAGACGCAAATGCTTTACATAAACCAAAAAGATTCTTCGGTGCTGCTCGTAACATCGAAAACGGCGGAAGTTTAACGATCGTTGCAACAGCCCTGATTGACACTGGAAGCCGTATGGATGAAGTTATCTTCGAAGAGTTCAAAGGTACTGGTAATAGTGAAGTTGTTCTTGATAGAAAAATTGCAGACAGACGTATCTTCCCAGCAATCGACATCCTTAAATCTGGTACTCGTAAAGATGATCTTCTTATCGGTAAAGATACTTTACAAAAAGTATTTATCCTTCGCCAAATGCTTCATAAACAAGATAATGAGGTTGAAGCTCTTAAATTTATCTACACAACTATGGGTAAAAAAGAGACAAATGCTGAGTTTTTAGAGAGTATGAATACAGATAAGTAA
- a CDS encoding class I SAM-dependent methyltransferase: MFLEPIDFAQMYVNHKKSTIFKGKDHNEWDKKSKELAPSMQKSAYVDEFISKMEIDPNDVILDIGCGPGTLAIPLAKKAKHVIAIDFSKSMLEELEKYAKKEGIENISTYHIGWDDDWSFLPDIDIAVASRSMEVSDMQSALFKMSYIAKKACYLTYKVGGSYVDMDIVNYIQKPIVQKPDYWYIPLILYTKQYLAKIDYIATKGSIKSYTKESFVESLRWSFGSLTEAEEEKAKEYYEHFIAKEQKHPKPFSWAFISWKTTPLEL; this comes from the coding sequence ATGTTTTTAGAACCGATAGATTTTGCTCAGATGTATGTTAATCATAAAAAAAGCACCATCTTTAAAGGAAAAGATCATAATGAATGGGATAAAAAGTCAAAAGAGTTAGCCCCCTCTATGCAAAAGTCGGCGTATGTCGACGAGTTTATCTCGAAAATGGAGATAGACCCAAATGATGTGATCTTAGATATCGGATGTGGCCCAGGTACTTTAGCTATTCCTCTGGCAAAAAAAGCAAAACACGTCATAGCGATCGATTTTTCTAAATCTATGCTTGAAGAGCTTGAAAAATATGCAAAAAAAGAGGGAATAGAGAATATTTCTACCTATCATATAGGATGGGATGACGACTGGTCGTTTTTACCAGACATCGATATTGCCGTTGCTTCACGAAGCATGGAGGTGAGTGATATGCAAAGTGCTCTCTTTAAGATGAGCTATATTGCAAAAAAAGCATGTTATCTGACATATAAAGTTGGCGGGAGCTATGTTGATATGGATATTGTCAACTATATTCAAAAGCCGATTGTGCAAAAACCGGATTATTGGTATATTCCCCTTATTCTTTACACAAAACAGTATCTTGCAAAGATCGACTATATTGCAACTAAAGGGAGTATAAAAAGCTATACAAAAGAGAGCTTTGTCGAATCTCTCCGTTGGAGTTTCGGCTCTCTTACGGAAGCTGAAGAGGAAAAAGCAAAAGAGTACTATGAGCACTTTATCGCTAAAGAACAAAAACATCCCAAACCTTTTTCATGGGCATTTATAAGCTGGAAGACAACCCCTCTGGAACTCTAA
- the murI gene encoding glutamate racemase: protein MKVGVFDSGIGGLTVVKSLLKHQLFEEIVYYGDTARVPYGSKDKNTIIRYGIEAVEMFKNFDLDMIVVACNTVSAYALNEMNETASCPVIGVVEAGVLACANILENKDANVLVLGTKATVNSKAYENGLTNLSYTNINSLATPLFVPIVEEELNNSTILAETMKHYFKDVSSPDALILGCTHFPLIAEELQNHFGENTKLIHSGDAIVEYLNQRFDLSKKYPEPTLKFFASENPEALRKIANKWLEL from the coding sequence ATGAAAGTTGGTGTATTTGACAGTGGTATTGGTGGACTAACGGTTGTAAAATCGCTGCTTAAACACCAACTTTTTGAAGAGATCGTATACTATGGCGATACGGCTCGTGTCCCTTACGGTTCAAAAGATAAAAACACTATTATCCGCTACGGAATCGAAGCGGTTGAGATGTTCAAAAACTTCGATCTAGATATGATCGTAGTAGCTTGTAATACAGTCAGTGCTTATGCTTTAAACGAGATGAACGAAACAGCATCTTGTCCCGTTATCGGTGTAGTTGAAGCTGGCGTACTAGCTTGTGCAAACATACTTGAAAACAAAGACGCAAATGTTTTAGTTTTAGGAACAAAAGCGACTGTGAACTCAAAAGCATATGAAAACGGCTTAACAAACCTCTCCTATACAAACATCAACTCACTTGCAACACCTCTGTTTGTACCTATCGTTGAAGAGGAACTAAACAACAGCACTATTTTAGCCGAGACAATGAAACACTATTTTAAAGATGTATCATCTCCCGATGCTTTGATCCTCGGCTGTACACACTTTCCACTTATCGCAGAGGAACTGCAAAACCATTTCGGTGAAAATACGAAACTTATCCACTCAGGTGATGCGATCGTAGAATACTTAAATCAAAGATTTGATCTAAGCAAAAAATATCCTGAGCCGACACTCAAATTTTTTGCATCGGAAAATCCTGAAGCACTTAGAAAAATTGCAAATAAATGGCTGGAACTATGA
- a CDS encoding methyl-accepting chemotaxis protein, translating into MKNILFILLFTASLFSSEIEENYKTLNTKIDAISPSLSTEEKVSLYYLILSTHDKITSALSVDETKVNSLEDIRIKTLSNLSNLENKIESTKLNEIKELYIKINEDAKKLIQDQNTQNEKVVYKEKIVYKDKMIKENSWLDAVIASIISLMIGFITAFVFSSKNKAPKEVQVKENLLAQELAKENQQLEARINELQNSNSSYISELENQKSKLNSAESSFNKKLEELKQQFSQEKSTLETQIEEMNTQLQALQEEKESIVYDLENYKTQQENLDQENAAFDERLINVQHQSQDINSILDTIADIAEQTNLLALNAAIEAARAGEHGRGFAVVADEVRKLAERTQKTLSEAKVEISSVVDGIANLKT; encoded by the coding sequence ATGAAAAATATACTATTTATACTTTTATTTACAGCAAGCCTTTTTTCTTCAGAGATTGAGGAGAACTATAAAACACTCAATACAAAAATAGACGCCATTTCACCGAGTTTAAGTACAGAAGAGAAAGTCTCTTTATACTATCTCATCCTCTCAACACACGACAAGATCACTTCGGCACTCAGCGTTGATGAGACAAAAGTTAACTCGTTAGAAGATATACGCATCAAAACACTCAGCAACCTTTCAAACCTGGAAAACAAAATAGAGAGCACGAAACTTAACGAGATCAAAGAACTTTATATAAAGATCAATGAAGATGCAAAGAAGCTTATTCAAGACCAAAACACTCAAAATGAAAAAGTGGTTTATAAAGAGAAAATTGTTTACAAAGATAAAATGATAAAAGAGAACTCTTGGCTCGATGCAGTTATTGCTTCCATTATCTCTTTAATGATAGGTTTTATCACAGCCTTTGTATTTAGTTCAAAAAACAAAGCCCCAAAAGAAGTCCAAGTAAAAGAGAACCTTTTAGCACAAGAGCTTGCAAAAGAGAACCAACAACTTGAAGCACGTATTAACGAACTTCAAAACAGTAACTCTTCATATATTTCTGAACTGGAAAACCAAAAAAGTAAGCTCAATTCCGCGGAAAGTTCTTTTAACAAAAAACTAGAAGAGCTAAAGCAACAATTTTCTCAAGAAAAAAGTACACTTGAAACTCAGATAGAGGAGATGAATACTCAACTCCAAGCACTTCAAGAAGAAAAAGAGAGTATAGTTTATGATCTTGAAAACTACAAAACACAACAAGAAAACTTAGATCAAGAAAATGCGGCATTTGATGAAAGACTAATAAACGTGCAACATCAGAGCCAAGATATCAATTCAATTTTAGATACTATTGCCGACATTGCAGAACAGACAAATCTCTTAGCTCTTAATGCCGCTATCGAAGCTGCACGTGCCGGTGAGCACGGACGCGGATTTGCCGTAGTAGCTGATGAAGTAAGAAAACTCGCAGAGCGTACGCAAAAAACTTTAAGTGAAGCGAAAGTAGAGATCTCAAGTGTCGTTGACGGCATCGCAAACTTAAAAACTTGA
- a CDS encoding molybdopterin biosynthesis protein MoeB: MFDSNNNFLYGKDDQCNALLMATRCHSFLLDSDENEHSSNIARSCYNCTYRKWTRESFICVIKNAENI, translated from the coding sequence ATGTTTGATAGTAACAATAACTTTCTTTATGGAAAAGATGATCAATGCAATGCTCTTCTAATGGCGACGAGATGTCACAGTTTTTTACTCGACAGTGATGAGAATGAGCACTCAAGCAATATAGCAAGGTCGTGTTACAACTGTACCTACAGAAAATGGACACGTGAAAGTTTTATCTGTGTCATAAAAAATGCAGAGAATATATAA
- a CDS encoding response regulator transcription factor, which yields MSANIVIVEDEEDLLELLEYTLQKEGYETIGFLNTKTVAQILEEEEIDLLIMDRNLPGVEGSEFVEELRYDGIDVPVIFLSAKDKDEDVEEGFVRGGDDYLTKPFNMKELLLRVKSILKRTSKKVSEGKLSYRDMVLDKSTRELKVDGKNVEVTKLEFDLLCEFITNKNSVLDRDYLLENVWQDSQNYQYKTVNVAINRLKEKIDPDKTKDYIQTVRGVGYKLC from the coding sequence ATGTCTGCAAATATTGTTATCGTTGAAGATGAAGAAGATTTATTAGAACTCTTAGAATACACTCTGCAAAAAGAGGGATATGAGACGATAGGCTTCTTAAATACAAAAACAGTTGCACAAATCCTTGAGGAAGAGGAGATCGATCTTCTGATCATGGATAGAAACCTTCCTGGAGTGGAGGGGAGTGAATTTGTTGAAGAACTTCGATATGACGGTATAGACGTGCCTGTAATCTTTTTAAGTGCAAAAGATAAAGATGAGGATGTTGAAGAGGGGTTTGTACGCGGAGGGGATGATTACCTGACAAAACCTTTCAATATGAAAGAGCTTCTTTTACGTGTAAAATCAATCCTCAAACGTACATCGAAAAAAGTATCGGAAGGGAAACTCTCATACAGAGATATGGTTCTTGATAAGAGTACTAGAGAGTTGAAGGTTGACGGGAAAAACGTTGAGGTTACAAAACTGGAGTTTGATCTTTTATGTGAGTTTATTACAAACAAAAACTCTGTACTTGATCGAGATTATCTTCTTGAAAACGTATGGCAGGATTCTCAAAACTATCAGTACAAAACGGTTAATGTTGCGATTAATAGACTTAAAGAGAAGATAGATCCGGATAAAACAAAAGATTACATCCAAACGGTTCGCGGAGTAGGTTACAAACTATGTTAA
- a CDS encoding TIGR00282 family metallophosphoesterase: MKIAFIGDIIGRPGRDMIQKHLPKIKEEYGVDFVIANYENASHGFGLTTKNCGELFSFGVDVMTGGNHTWDKKDILPLLEEDNLLRPDNYPEGVVGTGCGVYDVSGEKLAVLNIMGHYGMPYVDNAFRCAQKRVEELHDKGIKNIFVDFHAEATSEKRAMMMLLQGKVSGIIGTHTHVSSDDFQIANNTAYLTDMGLTGCRDNVIGMDAKQPLKQFLTGLKGHFDIPKKCKKILQIAIMDLNDGKCIEAFKLKVFDNGNVIKTDAWIEE, encoded by the coding sequence ATGAAAATAGCATTTATCGGAGATATCATCGGACGCCCGGGGCGTGATATGATTCAAAAACACCTGCCGAAAATAAAAGAGGAGTACGGTGTTGATTTTGTTATAGCAAACTATGAAAATGCTTCTCACGGGTTTGGCCTAACGACTAAAAACTGTGGAGAGTTATTCTCTTTCGGTGTAGATGTTATGACGGGCGGAAACCATACTTGGGATAAAAAAGATATTCTTCCATTACTTGAAGAGGATAATCTGCTTCGTCCAGATAACTATCCTGAAGGTGTTGTAGGGACTGGATGTGGAGTGTATGATGTCAGTGGAGAGAAACTTGCAGTATTAAACATTATGGGTCACTATGGTATGCCGTATGTCGATAATGCATTTCGCTGTGCACAAAAAAGAGTTGAAGAGCTGCACGATAAAGGTATTAAAAATATCTTTGTAGATTTTCATGCCGAAGCTACAAGTGAAAAACGTGCCATGATGATGTTGCTTCAAGGCAAAGTAAGTGGTATAATTGGGACACATACACATGTAAGCAGTGATGATTTTCAGATCGCAAACAATACGGCATATTTGACGGATATGGGTCTGACAGGATGTCGTGACAATGTGATAGGAATGGATGCTAAACAACCTTTAAAGCAGTTTCTAACAGGTTTAAAAGGGCATTTTGATATACCGAAAAAGTGTAAAAAGATTTTACAAATTGCGATTATGGATCTTAATGACGGAAAGTGTATAGAGGCTTTCAAACTGAAAGTTTTTGATAATGGCAATGTGATCAAAACAGATGCGTGGATCGAAGAATAA